The genomic stretch GCTGCATGCAGCGGCTGTCGTTGGGGACACTGTGGGCGATCCATTTAAAGACACGGCAAGTGTGGCCTTAAATCCTATTATTAAGTTTACGACACTCTTTGGACTTCTTGCTGTTGAAATTGCTGTCAAGATGAAGGGTGGCCATGGAGGACTTGAAGGAATAACGGGAGCCACTGAGGTTTCTATGAGTTCTTTGACTACGGTCCCAACAATGATAGCTTTGACTTTCCTCGTCTGTGGCCTGTTTTTTGTTTGGCGTTCCTTTTACGGTATGAGGATCAAAGGAAACTAAACTAGTAAGGCCATATAGGTCGGTACTAACACTGATAGTGAGGGGGCCTCGTGCGCAACAAAACTATTGTTGTGCGTAAACGGGGACCCAAAGAATGGTATCTTGTTCAGCGAGAGGCTTACGGTAATTGTGTTGTAGCTGGGCTTTCATCAAGTAGAGACCGAGTTACCAGGGAATAACTTGCCCATCTCTAAACGATTTTCCGCTCGGACCATCTTTTGGCAATTCCACGAGATAGAGAATCCCTTTGATTCCTTCATCAAGAGATCTGGTCGCAGAGGGGCCGCCCATGTCGGTTCTTACCCATCCTGGACACACGGCATTTACCCTAATTCCAAAGGGAATTGCTTCGTGATGAAAAAGAATTGTCATTACGTTCAGGACAGCTTTTGAAATCCGATAGGCTGGATATTCAGATCCCATCTCGCTTATAGCTCCCATTCCTGAACTGATGTTGATGATTCGGGGATTCTTGCTGATCTTTAATAGGGGCAGAAATTCTTGCATGAGGATCAATGGGCCTAGAGAATTCGTTTGGAGACTTTTGTAAAGGCTATCTTCAGTAAGGTTGAAAATGTTCATTTGCGATTCGTTCAGTATGCCGGCATTGTTGATAAGGCAATCAAGCCTTTTGAACTTTTGGGAGATGAAATCACGAGCTCTTTGAATCTCTTGCCTACTCGTAACGTCCAAAGGGAGAATGTCGGCTGACCCAGACTGAG from Bdellovibrionales bacterium encodes the following:
- a CDS encoding SDR family NAD(P)-dependent oxidoreductase, which translates into the protein MSKEIILITGANRGIGRALAEKLAIMGYHVVLTGRKLDVLEKIKNTIESQSGSADILPLDVTSRQEIQRARDFISQKFKRLDCLINNAGILNESQMNIFNLTEDSLYKSLQTNSLGPLILMQEFLPLLKISKNPRIINISSGMGAISEMGSEYPAYRISKAVLNVMTILFHHEAIPFGIRVNAVCPGWVRTDMGGPSATRSLDEGIKGILYLVELPKDGPSGKSFRDGQVIPW